The Stygiolobus azoricus genome window below encodes:
- a CDS encoding APC family permease, which produces MGLSKASLSIREAYGQAMAVTAPLGSVVSTTTAAIAYAGQAVVFATILGLIGSALWVYTLTRYSTKLASAGGFYTYGAAAWRSKTVAYYEAIFEIIAYSSLNAVNALTIYLVLSVIFQLLNITLPPYTLGLAILVGLAYPTIASYLIHIRRLLSYIVSVSATLEVVFLYALFVYAVATKGFNPAFFIPAPGTSFNAIGTAMILSIVSISGAGAATYLGEETKTPRKNITAGIWLALILGGGAILAGTYGLVALWNGSLSSLSNYPQPLLYELFKFGLPIVMLGLVLSINSLLASNIGTTVGAARVLFNLAREKVMPKVFEKVNKENEPIVATMIVGLISALFTLIPLIVTGSPENAFTEISVITSIFWLSGRIIDGFGVPFLYWFIGRLNIATLVIPVASSVINLIGIGLSLQIPDIFQTTTLIAILSVATLWYVLKGRYGKPGTLVVDDNNELITIDEYLKRYKQTATIT; this is translated from the coding sequence ATGGGCCTCTCCAAGGCAAGTTTATCAATTAGAGAAGCTTACGGTCAAGCTATGGCAGTTACAGCACCATTGGGTAGTGTAGTTTCCACAACTACAGCTGCAATAGCTTATGCTGGACAAGCAGTAGTATTTGCAACAATCCTTGGTTTGATAGGAAGCGCATTATGGGTTTATACACTCACTAGATATTCAACCAAGTTAGCTTCAGCTGGCGGTTTCTACACGTATGGAGCAGCAGCGTGGAGAAGCAAAACAGTAGCCTATTATGAAGCTATATTTGAGATAATAGCTTACTCCAGCCTAAACGCAGTTAATGCTTTAACTATATATCTCGTTCTTAGCGTAATATTCCAGCTATTAAACATAACTTTACCTCCTTACACGCTAGGTTTGGCAATACTTGTGGGTTTAGCTTACCCTACAATAGCCTCATATCTTATTCACATCAGGAGATTACTTAGCTATATTGTTAGTGTGAGTGCAACGTTAGAGGTCGTTTTCCTTTACGCTCTCTTCGTTTACGCAGTAGCTACAAAAGGATTTAATCCTGCATTCTTTATCCCTGCCCCCGGTACTTCATTCAACGCAATAGGAACCGCAATGATCTTATCTATTGTAAGTATATCTGGAGCTGGGGCTGCTACTTATCTTGGCGAAGAAACTAAGACACCCAGAAAGAACATAACAGCCGGTATATGGTTAGCCTTAATATTAGGAGGAGGAGCAATATTAGCTGGAACTTATGGTTTAGTAGCATTATGGAACGGCTCTCTTTCTTCATTGTCAAATTATCCTCAACCGCTTTTATATGAACTGTTCAAATTCGGACTTCCTATTGTTATGCTAGGGCTTGTGTTGTCGATAAACAGCTTGCTGGCATCTAACATTGGAACAACTGTAGGAGCAGCTAGAGTACTATTCAACTTAGCTAGAGAAAAAGTAATGCCTAAAGTATTCGAAAAAGTTAACAAAGAAAATGAACCTATTGTTGCAACAATGATAGTTGGGCTAATATCAGCCTTATTCACATTAATCCCGCTAATTGTTACAGGTTCGCCAGAAAACGCGTTCACTGAAATAAGTGTAATAACAAGTATATTCTGGCTAAGCGGAAGGATAATTGATGGTTTTGGTGTTCCTTTTCTATACTGGTTCATAGGAAGACTAAATATAGCTACACTTGTTATTCCAGTGGCCTCATCCGTGATTAACTTGATCGGCATAGGTCTATCACTTCAGATACCTGATATATTCCAAACGACAACACTAATAGCTATCCTATCAGTAGCAACACTATGGTATGTCTTAAAAGGTAGGTACGGTAAGCCTGGAACGTTGGTAGTTGACGATAATAACGAATTGATTACAATCGATGAGTACTTAAAGAGATATAAACAAACGGCGACAATAACTTAA
- a CDS encoding metallophosphoesterase: protein MSNEEQRVEEQENIFELLEKAKDIFKQYGTFLGEFKAQKVVFIGDTHGAIDITKYAFDNFYDKVDLMVFLGDYVDRYPPLGVENLQLILEKMVQTDGKKVLVLRGNHESPITNYYYGFYDEVKQKFDDENAYEKFKDFFSYMPYAAVVNGYFCVHGGLPSKVDSDGNLVLGINSVDDIRKLPYPDTEPSDSIAMQLLWNDPREGLEELTFVPNIRGEGIYYFGKKVVDQFLSQTGLKGIIRGHEAVDGFRIDIDKKIITVFSSVYHGQSAGILYRNGDEIKRIFIGQDKTVYELDGL from the coding sequence ATGTCAAACGAAGAGCAAAGAGTGGAAGAACAAGAAAACATTTTCGAATTGCTTGAAAAAGCTAAGGATATATTCAAGCAATATGGAACATTCTTAGGGGAGTTTAAAGCACAAAAAGTTGTATTTATAGGTGACACACACGGTGCAATTGACATCACTAAGTACGCCTTTGACAACTTTTACGATAAAGTAGACCTAATGGTATTTCTAGGCGATTATGTAGACAGATACCCACCTCTAGGTGTTGAAAATTTACAACTTATATTAGAAAAAATGGTTCAAACAGATGGTAAAAAAGTTCTGGTTTTACGCGGAAATCACGAGAGCCCGATTACAAACTATTATTACGGCTTCTATGATGAAGTAAAGCAAAAGTTTGATGACGAGAATGCGTACGAAAAATTCAAAGACTTCTTCTCTTACATGCCTTACGCAGCTGTAGTTAACGGATATTTTTGTGTTCACGGAGGTTTACCGTCTAAAGTTGATAGTGACGGAAATCTAGTCTTAGGTATTAATAGCGTAGATGACATTAGAAAATTGCCTTACCCAGACACTGAACCTTCAGATAGTATAGCAATGCAGCTACTATGGAATGATCCAAGAGAAGGATTAGAAGAGCTAACATTTGTACCAAACATAAGAGGTGAGGGGATTTACTACTTCGGAAAAAAAGTAGTAGACCAGTTCCTATCACAAACCGGTCTTAAGGGGATTATAAGAGGACATGAGGCAGTAGACGGATTTAGAATCGATATAGATAAAAAGATAATTACAGTGTTCTCAAGCGTATACCACGGTCAGTCTGCGGGAATATTGTATAGGAATGGAGATGAAATAAAAAGAATATTTATAGGACAAGATAAAACAGTTTATGAACTAGACGGACTTTAA
- a CDS encoding mandelate racemase/muconate lactonizing enzyme family protein, with the protein MSKISQIVPIVLANPEKGSATWASVMILVRVVTSDGMVGYGEAVPTLRVINVYNTIKQVAKSYIGKEAEEPEKNYHEWYKQDFYLARSFESATATSAIDQALWDILGKELGAPIYKLLGGKVRDKIPVYANGWYQDAVYPEDFAEKAKRVVNMGYKALKFDPFGPYYDWIDEKGLKEAEARVRAVREAVGDQVDILIEHHGRFNANSAIAIAKRLEKYNPVFMEEPVHHEDIEGLRKYKSVVTSLKVALGERLVSLKEAMVYIGERLVDIIQPDLCNIGGITVGRKVVNLAEANDVEVAFHNAFGSIQNAYSLHLSATVKNLYLLESFYDWFPQWKRDIIYDETKVDNGHVKIPEKPGIGVSINEKAIESMKVEPKELDVVDEPVWVVKGTWKHFS; encoded by the coding sequence ATGTCAAAGATTTCTCAAATAGTGCCTATAGTATTAGCTAATCCCGAAAAAGGGAGTGCCACATGGGCTTCAGTGATGATACTTGTAAGGGTAGTGACCTCTGATGGAATGGTAGGATATGGAGAAGCTGTCCCTACACTTAGAGTTATTAATGTATATAATACTATAAAACAAGTAGCTAAGAGTTATATAGGAAAAGAAGCAGAGGAGCCTGAGAAAAATTATCATGAATGGTATAAACAAGACTTCTACTTAGCGAGATCTTTTGAGTCAGCTACAGCTACTAGTGCAATAGATCAGGCTCTATGGGATATACTGGGGAAAGAATTAGGAGCCCCTATATACAAATTACTAGGCGGTAAGGTGAGGGACAAAATACCAGTGTATGCTAACGGTTGGTATCAAGATGCTGTATATCCTGAAGATTTTGCTGAAAAGGCTAAAAGAGTAGTGAACATGGGATATAAAGCATTGAAATTTGATCCTTTCGGTCCTTATTATGACTGGATTGACGAAAAAGGATTGAAGGAAGCAGAAGCTAGGGTGAGGGCTGTAAGAGAAGCAGTTGGTGACCAAGTGGATATACTAATTGAACATCACGGGCGTTTTAATGCTAACAGTGCAATAGCTATTGCAAAAAGACTTGAAAAATATAATCCAGTTTTTATGGAGGAACCAGTTCACCACGAGGATATAGAGGGTTTAAGAAAATACAAGTCTGTTGTGACTTCGCTCAAAGTAGCATTAGGTGAAAGGTTAGTGAGTCTTAAGGAGGCAATGGTTTACATTGGTGAAAGATTAGTAGATATAATACAGCCCGACCTATGTAATATTGGTGGAATTACTGTAGGTAGAAAGGTTGTAAATCTTGCTGAGGCTAATGACGTTGAAGTGGCTTTTCATAATGCATTTGGTTCTATCCAAAACGCTTATTCCTTACACCTAAGTGCAACTGTTAAAAACTTGTATTTATTGGAAAGCTTTTATGATTGGTTCCCTCAGTGGAAGAGAGATATAATATATGATGAGACCAAGGTCGATAACGGACATGTAAAAATTCCTGAAAAACCTGGAATAGGTGTCTCTATAAATGAAAAAGCGATCGAGAGTATGAAAGTAGAGCCTAAAGAATTGGATGTTGTAGATGAACCAGTTTGGGTAGTAAAGGGTACATGGAAGCATTTCAGTTAA